One genomic window of Haemorhous mexicanus isolate bHaeMex1 chromosome 17, bHaeMex1.pri, whole genome shotgun sequence includes the following:
- the TMEM11 gene encoding transmembrane protein 11, mitochondrial: MAAWGRRRAGPGSTNSGGGRDRVTLSSTDCYIVHEIYNGENAQDQFEYELEQALEAQYKYIVIEPTRIGDETARWITVGNCLHKTAVLAGTTCLFTPLALPVDYSHYISLPAGVLSVACCTLYGISWQFDPCCKYQVEYDAYKLSRLPLHTLTSSTPVVLVRKDDLHRKRLHNTIALAALVYCVKKIYELYAV, from the exons ATGGCGGCGTGGGGAAGGAGGCGCGCGGGCCCCGGCAGCACCAACAGTGGCGGCGGCCGGGACAG GGTGACCTTGTCCTCCACGGACTGTTACATTGTGCACGAGATCTACAACGGGGAGAACGCTCAGGACCAGTTTGAGTACGagctggagcaggctctggaGGCGCAGTACAAGTACATCGTGATCGAGCCCACGCGCATCGGGGACGAGACGGCGCGCTGGATCACCGTGGGGAACTGCCTGCACAAGACGGCCGTGCTGGCGGGCACCACCTGCCTCTTCacccccctggcactgcccgTAGATTATTCTCACTACATCTCCCTGCCCGCCGGAGTGCTGAGCGTGGCTTGCTGCACCCTCTACGGGATCTCCTGGCAGTTTGATCCCTGTTGCAAGTACCAGGTGGAGTACGATGCCTATAAACTTTCGCGCTTGCCCCTGCATACGCTCACCTCGTCCACCCCCGTGGTGCTGGTGAGGAAGGACGACCTGCACAGAAAGAGACTGCACAACACGATAGCACTCGCTGCCCTGGTGTACTGTGTAAAGAAGATCTATGAACTCTATGCTGTATGA